A single genomic interval of Hafnia alvei harbors:
- the cobO gene encoding cob(I)yrinic acid a,c-diamide adenosyltransferase, translating to MSEERHQQRQQRIKEKVDARIAAAQETRGIVMIFTGNGKGKSTAAFGTVARAVGHGHRAGVIQFIKGTWENGERNLLEPHGVEFQVMATGFTWETQNKETDTAAALAVWEHGKRMLNDESLDLVVMDELTYMVSYGYIELEEVLAALKQRPAHQSVIITGRGCHRELEELADTVSEVRPVKHAFEAGIKAQKGIDW from the coding sequence ATGTCTGAAGAACGCCACCAGCAGCGCCAACAACGTATCAAAGAAAAAGTCGATGCCCGTATTGCCGCCGCGCAAGAAACTCGCGGCATCGTGATGATTTTCACCGGCAATGGCAAAGGTAAAAGTACGGCAGCGTTTGGTACCGTGGCGCGCGCTGTTGGTCATGGGCATCGTGCGGGCGTGATTCAATTCATCAAAGGCACGTGGGAAAACGGCGAACGAAACCTGCTTGAGCCGCATGGCGTCGAATTTCAGGTAATGGCAACCGGTTTTACGTGGGAAACACAGAATAAAGAAACGGATACCGCCGCCGCACTTGCGGTTTGGGAGCACGGCAAACGCATGCTGAACGATGAAAGTTTAGATCTTGTGGTCATGGATGAGCTGACCTATATGGTGAGTTACGGCTATATCGAACTTGAAGAGGTGCTAGCCGCGTTGAAACAGCGTCCGGCGCATCAATCCGTGATTATTACCGGCAGAGGCTGTCATCGTGAACTGGAAGAGCTGGCGGATACCGTAAGCGAAGTTCGCCCGGTGAAACACGCGTTTGAAGCAGGTATTAAAGCGCAAAAAGGTATCGATTGGTGA
- a CDS encoding DNA polymerase III subunit theta translates to MSFNLANLPQEEMDKVNVDLAAGGVSYKERYHMPVIAELVEREQPEHLRNYFRERLAYYRTLRIDTLPYEPPMK, encoded by the coding sequence ATGAGTTTCAATCTGGCAAATCTTCCTCAAGAAGAGATGGACAAAGTCAATGTCGACTTAGCTGCAGGCGGCGTATCTTATAAAGAGCGCTATCACATGCCGGTTATTGCGGAACTGGTTGAGCGTGAGCAGCCTGAACATTTGCGCAACTATTTTCGTGAGCGCCTGGCTTATTATCGCACCCTACGCATTGATACCCTGCCATACGAACCGCCAATGAAATAA
- a CDS encoding S-type pyocin domain-containing protein, giving the protein MGYRPNIMGKGKALSCDKTTTGAKLIASLPTSQYMVYGHAVIRVGDSTTECPKCGKRGRVIEGEPSFIIMGKVLAVDGAIVLCGCPSGSNRIIAPLGQWLGAGLSPAQQSAEKQAAKIAADAAERAENKAKEQAKRSMPVFAKSQERGEGNTEAGTGPETHENFALMGYFRAVPLPEPEQHAQSAKRPASPPPEPEKPWYKKLFGGASSAAPAVAVPVAVSTVFPSGSAALEWAGGRFITVGSWAVRAVVPFGEIAAAGAGAPIAVALIGMMPRTLNSGEQDFIDQMRLAQLAESGGKAPTRVRFRWEDDGHGRLSPKGYHTPTESGLSEVPVREMKLNTKTGLYEFTTEGVKPVTIYWNPDKLELDIPSNTGHQDSPSLPSSITVLPIPEKVGSDIESYPAPTEGDFEDYILIFPVPDMPPIYIYLSKPPVEFLEVELYSDFKRRSRQGKYEADHMPSKAAVKAYIRRVNPKLDDTTLEELSQDVAAIVIPKDVHQKISETYGGRNNVEQIELDSRDLRAAVDRNLDAIKPALKERGATESQIETVRAKMHQLNDSMGLYK; this is encoded by the coding sequence ATGGGCTACCGACCGAACATTATGGGTAAGGGTAAGGCATTATCCTGTGACAAAACGACAACCGGAGCAAAGTTGATTGCTTCACTGCCTACCAGCCAATATATGGTCTACGGTCATGCGGTTATCAGGGTTGGTGATAGTACGACGGAATGCCCAAAATGCGGCAAACGTGGGCGCGTCATTGAGGGCGAGCCCAGCTTTATTATCATGGGTAAGGTGTTGGCGGTAGATGGTGCAATTGTTCTGTGCGGCTGCCCCTCTGGCAGTAACCGGATCATTGCCCCGTTGGGGCAGTGGCTTGGCGCAGGGTTATCGCCAGCACAGCAATCTGCAGAAAAGCAGGCCGCAAAGATAGCAGCAGATGCGGCTGAACGGGCTGAGAATAAGGCGAAAGAGCAGGCAAAACGTTCTATGCCTGTATTTGCCAAATCACAAGAGCGTGGTGAAGGAAATACCGAGGCAGGAACGGGGCCGGAGACGCACGAGAACTTTGCGCTGATGGGGTATTTTCGCGCGGTGCCGTTGCCTGAACCTGAGCAACATGCGCAGAGTGCGAAACGGCCCGCATCACCGCCTCCCGAGCCGGAAAAACCGTGGTACAAAAAGCTCTTTGGCGGAGCATCATCCGCAGCACCGGCAGTCGCCGTGCCTGTAGCGGTTAGCACAGTGTTTCCATCAGGTTCGGCGGCGCTTGAGTGGGCCGGTGGGCGTTTCATTACGGTGGGATCATGGGCTGTTCGCGCCGTGGTTCCATTTGGTGAAATTGCCGCTGCCGGTGCGGGAGCGCCGATTGCGGTGGCTCTTATCGGTATGATGCCTCGAACGCTTAACAGCGGAGAGCAGGATTTCATCGACCAAATGAGATTAGCTCAGTTGGCAGAGTCCGGTGGCAAAGCGCCAACACGGGTGCGTTTTCGTTGGGAGGATGATGGGCATGGGCGTTTATCCCCGAAAGGCTATCACACACCAACGGAAAGCGGTTTATCCGAAGTCCCCGTGCGTGAGATGAAGCTCAACACGAAGACTGGGCTGTATGAGTTTACGACAGAGGGGGTAAAGCCGGTTACGATTTACTGGAACCCTGACAAGCTAGAGTTAGATATTCCTTCGAATACCGGGCATCAAGACAGCCCAAGCTTACCATCGTCCATAACGGTACTGCCGATACCGGAGAAGGTCGGAAGCGATATCGAGAGCTATCCCGCGCCGACTGAAGGGGATTTTGAGGATTACATCCTGATTTTCCCTGTGCCGGATATGCCCCCGATTTATATCTACCTGAGTAAGCCGCCGGTAGAGTTTTTGGAGGTGGAGCTATACAGTGACTTTAAGCGCCGATCGCGACAGGGGAAATATGAGGCTGATCATATGCCTTCTAAGGCCGCTGTTAAGGCTTATATCAGAAGAGTGAATCCTAAGCTTGATGATACTACGTTGGAGGAACTGTCACAGGATGTAGCCGCTATTGTGATCCCGAAGGATGTGCATCAGAAAATCAGTGAAACCTACGGTGGACGCAATAATGTTGAACAAATTGAGCTGGACTCGCGAGATTTGCGGGCTGCGGTGGATCGTAATCTGGATGCCATCAAGCCAGCGCTCAAAGAGCGTGGTGCTACAGAGTCTCAGATAGAAACGGTAAGGGCGAAAATGCATCAACTGAATGACAGTATGGGATTATACAAATGA
- a CDS encoding helix-turn-helix domain-containing protein: protein MTQNERNIALVCALSEWIEQHLGRDIYLDELARYSGYSLWHMQKIFRETTGMSLGRYIRERKLSGAAKRLRHTEESIIDIAVYYGFASQSHFTYMFRKHFDITPTNYRLQTDIQLSTIQPLHVMYKQSA, encoded by the coding sequence ATGACGCAGAACGAACGCAATATTGCCCTAGTATGTGCGCTAAGCGAGTGGATAGAGCAGCATCTAGGCCGCGATATTTATCTGGATGAGCTGGCCCGCTACTCTGGATATTCACTGTGGCATATGCAGAAAATTTTTCGTGAAACAACCGGCATGTCCTTAGGCCGCTATATTCGCGAACGTAAGTTGTCTGGTGCAGCAAAACGTTTACGCCACACCGAAGAGTCAATTATCGATATCGCGGTGTACTACGGCTTTGCCTCGCAGTCACATTTCACCTATATGTTCCGCAAGCATTTCGACATTACGCCAACCAACTATCGGCTTCAAACCGACATTCAACTATCTACTATTCAGCCCCTGCACGTGATGTATAAACAAAGCGCCTGA
- a CDS encoding YciK family oxidoreductase → MHYQPQPELLQNRIILVTGAGDGIGREAALTYARHGAQLILLGRTLSKLQTVQEQIRQLGLSPAAIVEFDLLTAKPADYQRLGAELASAYPYLDGVLNNAGLLGTINPLAEQDYQEFCDVMQVNVNASLLLSQALLPLLLKAPAASLIFTSSSVGKTGRAGWGSYAISKFATEGMMQVLADEYKNSNLRVNCINPGGTRTGMRASAFPDEDPQKLKTPADIMPLYLYLMGDDSRRKTGLSFDAQPGRKAGPAE, encoded by the coding sequence ATGCACTATCAACCACAGCCTGAGCTTTTGCAAAACCGCATTATTCTTGTGACCGGAGCGGGAGACGGAATTGGCCGTGAAGCGGCCCTCACCTATGCTCGCCACGGCGCGCAGCTGATTTTACTCGGCAGAACGCTGAGTAAGCTTCAGACCGTGCAGGAACAAATACGCCAGCTTGGTTTGTCACCTGCGGCGATCGTCGAATTTGATCTGTTAACGGCAAAGCCAGCCGACTATCAACGACTCGGCGCAGAGTTAGCGTCAGCCTACCCTTATCTTGATGGCGTATTAAACAACGCGGGTTTGCTCGGCACTATTAACCCTTTAGCGGAGCAAGACTACCAAGAGTTTTGTGATGTGATGCAGGTCAACGTTAACGCCTCGCTATTGTTATCGCAGGCGCTGCTGCCTTTACTGCTGAAAGCGCCCGCAGCATCCCTGATTTTTACCAGTTCTAGCGTGGGCAAAACCGGTCGCGCGGGATGGGGCTCTTATGCTATTTCCAAATTTGCCACCGAAGGCATGATGCAGGTATTGGCCGACGAATATAAGAACTCTAATTTGCGGGTAAACTGCATTAATCCTGGCGGAACCCGCACCGGAATGCGAGCATCGGCATTCCCTGATGAAGATCCGCAGAAGCTAAAAACGCCTGCTGATATCATGCCGCTCTATCTTTATTTGATGGGTGACGACAGCCGCCGAAAAACAGGATTGAGTTTCGATGCCCAACCGGGGCGAAAAGCCGGCCCTGCGGAATAA
- the rluB gene encoding 23S rRNA pseudouridine(2605) synthase RluB has protein sequence MSEKLQKVLANAGHGSRREIEAMIKEGRVSVDGKLATLGDRVEVTPAMKIRVDGRVVSIRESTESVCRVLAYYKPEGELCTRRDPEGRPTVFDRLPKLRGSRWIAVGRLDINTSGLLLFTTDGELANRLMHPSREVEREYAVRVFGQVDDEKIRQLSRGVQLEDGPASFKTISFQGGEGINQWYNVTLTEGRNREVRRLWEAVGVQVSRLIRVRYGDLPLPKGLPRGGWAELPLNDINYLRELVELNAETVSKLPVERERRRMKANQIRRAVKRHGQGGSAAAAAPNRRSGSANKGTSSTRGATANKAATSKGNKRG, from the coding sequence ATGAGCGAAAAGTTACAGAAAGTTCTTGCCAATGCTGGTCATGGTTCACGCCGTGAAATTGAAGCCATGATTAAAGAAGGCCGTGTCAGCGTTGATGGTAAATTAGCAACGCTTGGTGACCGTGTTGAGGTTACCCCGGCTATGAAAATTCGTGTTGATGGACGCGTTGTGTCTATCCGCGAATCAACCGAATCTGTTTGTCGCGTTTTGGCTTACTACAAGCCGGAAGGCGAACTATGTACCCGTCGCGATCCTGAAGGTCGTCCAACGGTGTTTGATCGCTTGCCAAAACTGCGTGGTTCTCGTTGGATCGCCGTAGGTCGTTTGGACATCAATACGTCTGGTTTACTGTTGTTCACCACCGATGGCGAACTGGCAAACCGTTTGATGCACCCAAGCCGTGAAGTTGAGCGCGAATATGCGGTACGTGTGTTCGGTCAGGTTGATGATGAAAAAATTCGTCAGTTAAGCCGTGGCGTACAACTGGAAGATGGTCCTGCATCATTCAAAACCATCAGTTTCCAAGGCGGTGAAGGGATTAACCAGTGGTACAACGTGACCTTAACCGAAGGGCGTAACCGTGAGGTTCGTCGTTTATGGGAAGCCGTTGGCGTGCAGGTGAGCCGCTTGATCCGCGTTCGTTATGGCGATCTGCCTTTGCCAAAAGGCCTGCCACGCGGCGGCTGGGCAGAGCTCCCACTGAACGACATCAACTATCTGCGCGAACTGGTTGAGCTGAATGCGGAAACCGTTAGCAAGCTGCCGGTTGAGCGCGAACGTCGCCGTATGAAGGCGAATCAGATCCGCCGTGCGGTTAAACGTCATGGTCAAGGTGGCAGTGCGGCTGCGGCAGCGCCAAACCGCCGTTCTGGTTCAGCGAATAAAGGCACATCTTCTACACGTGGCGCAACTGCGAATAAAGCAGCGACCAGCAAAGGAAACAAACGCGGCTAA
- a CDS encoding SDR family oxidoreductase, with translation MNSSPVALVTGASRGIGRATALLLAKRGYRVCINYSQNHAAAQTLALEIAALGQECLLLCANIEDEMAVCDMFNQIDRHWGRLDALVNNAGILQTQSTIESLTAERINQILRINVTGTFLCCREAVKRMAKRHGGRGGAIVNVSSAAAKSGAAFEYLDYAASKGAMDTLTKGLSVEVAGEGIRVNGVRPGFIYTEMHADGGEANRVDRIKASLPMQRGGQPEEVAAAIVWLLSDEASYSTGSLLDLAGGK, from the coding sequence GTGAATTCATCTCCAGTTGCTCTCGTGACCGGTGCCAGCCGCGGTATAGGGCGGGCTACGGCATTATTACTCGCTAAACGTGGCTATCGCGTGTGCATTAATTACTCTCAAAACCATGCAGCCGCACAGACGCTGGCGCTTGAAATAGCGGCTTTGGGGCAAGAGTGTTTGCTGCTCTGCGCCAATATTGAGGATGAAATGGCCGTTTGCGATATGTTTAACCAAATTGATCGACATTGGGGACGGTTGGATGCGCTGGTGAATAACGCTGGGATTTTGCAAACCCAGTCCACAATAGAAAGCTTAACGGCAGAAAGAATTAACCAGATTCTGCGTATTAACGTGACCGGGACTTTTTTGTGTTGCCGAGAAGCGGTTAAGCGGATGGCAAAACGCCACGGAGGGCGCGGTGGAGCGATTGTGAACGTTTCTTCTGCGGCAGCCAAAAGTGGTGCTGCCTTCGAATATCTGGATTATGCGGCCAGCAAAGGCGCGATGGATACGCTGACGAAAGGGTTATCAGTAGAGGTGGCGGGGGAAGGGATCCGCGTTAACGGCGTACGGCCAGGGTTTATTTATACGGAAATGCATGCGGATGGAGGCGAGGCCAATCGTGTCGATCGAATAAAAGCCTCATTACCGATGCAGCGTGGTGGACAGCCAGAAGAGGTTGCTGCAGCCATCGTTTGGCTATTGTCGGATGAGGCGTCTTATTCCACCGGCAGCTTGCTTGATTTGGCCGGTGGAAAATAG
- the cobS gene encoding adenosylcobinamide-GDP ribazoletransferase: MKLFLATLQFMTRIPVPARWTDNLDMNDYAKGVVYFPFVGLIVGLLSALAFAVILPVYGPLLAAVAALLATTLVTGAFHLDGLADTCDGIFSARPRERILEIMRDSRIGSNGALALIFVILARVAIIYQLTQTGHNVYTLLVAAPALSRALLPVLMYQQKYARENGMGNLYIGKIGGQHYVIALIIGLLMTLGFASWHGGLAAIITYLFALLYRGFINKRIGGQTGDTIGAGNELFGLIFLFAVI; this comes from the coding sequence ATGAAACTATTCCTCGCCACATTGCAGTTTATGACCCGCATTCCCGTGCCTGCCCGCTGGACAGATAATCTCGATATGAATGATTACGCTAAAGGCGTGGTCTATTTTCCGTTTGTTGGCCTGATCGTTGGCTTGCTGAGTGCGTTGGCGTTTGCCGTGATATTGCCGGTTTACGGTCCGTTGTTAGCGGCGGTTGCCGCCTTATTGGCCACCACGCTGGTCACGGGCGCGTTTCATTTAGACGGTTTGGCAGATACCTGTGACGGGATTTTTTCGGCTCGCCCACGTGAGCGTATTCTCGAGATCATGCGCGATAGTCGGATTGGTTCTAACGGTGCTCTGGCGCTGATTTTTGTGATTTTGGCTCGGGTGGCGATTATCTATCAGCTGACGCAGACCGGACATAACGTTTACACCTTGCTGGTAGCGGCTCCAGCGCTTAGCCGTGCATTGCTGCCAGTTCTGATGTACCAGCAAAAATATGCGCGTGAAAATGGCATGGGAAACCTGTATATCGGGAAAATCGGCGGCCAGCATTACGTGATTGCGCTGATCATCGGTCTGCTCATGACGCTGGGCTTCGCTAGTTGGCATGGCGGACTGGCGGCGATTATCACTTATCTGTTCGCACTGCTATACCGTGGTTTCATCAACAAACGTATTGGTGGGCAAACCGGTGACACCATCGGCGCGGGCAATGAGTTATTCGGCCTTATCTTCCTGTTTGCTGTGATATAA
- the sohB gene encoding protease SohB: protein MEWLSLYGLFLAKVMTFVIAIGALIVLFVSLRHKKGASRGELQLTDLGEQYRDMQRSMQEARMDDSALKAWYKQQKKQDKEKAKQRKTEVKQGIAAKEKPCLYVLDFKGSMDAHEVSSLREEISAVLAAAKQGDEVLLRLESPGGVVHGYGLAASQLQRLRQAGVRLTVAVDKVAASGGYMMACVADRIVAAPFAIIGSIGVVAQIPNFNRWLKKNDIDVELHTAGEFKRTLTLLGENTEQGREKFREELNETHELFKEFVSQQRPSLDIDSVATGEHWYGIQAKDKGLVDSVGTSDDLLIAEMENHDVIGVRYTRRKRMMDRFTNSAANSADRLMLRWWQRSQRYDI from the coding sequence GTGGAGTGGTTATCCTTGTATGGCCTATTTTTGGCGAAGGTGATGACCTTTGTGATCGCAATAGGGGCACTGATTGTGTTGTTTGTCAGCCTGCGACATAAAAAGGGAGCGAGCCGCGGAGAGTTACAGTTAACGGATTTAGGCGAACAGTATCGTGATATGCAGCGCAGTATGCAGGAAGCGCGCATGGATGATAGCGCCTTAAAAGCGTGGTATAAGCAGCAGAAAAAACAGGATAAAGAGAAAGCAAAGCAGCGTAAAACCGAGGTAAAACAGGGGATTGCTGCGAAAGAAAAACCGTGTCTTTATGTTCTCGACTTCAAAGGTAGTATGGATGCCCATGAAGTGAGTTCGCTTCGTGAGGAAATCAGCGCTGTGCTGGCTGCCGCTAAGCAGGGCGATGAAGTTCTGTTGCGCTTGGAAAGTCCGGGCGGCGTGGTGCATGGCTATGGTTTAGCCGCTTCACAGTTGCAGCGTTTACGTCAGGCAGGTGTGCGATTAACCGTTGCGGTAGACAAAGTCGCCGCCAGCGGTGGCTATATGATGGCCTGTGTCGCAGACCGAATCGTCGCAGCACCCTTTGCGATTATTGGCTCAATCGGCGTTGTCGCACAGATCCCTAACTTCAACCGCTGGCTGAAGAAGAACGATATCGACGTTGAGTTGCATACTGCCGGGGAGTTCAAACGTACTCTCACGCTGTTAGGCGAGAACACCGAGCAAGGCCGGGAGAAATTCCGCGAAGAGCTGAATGAAACCCATGAGCTGTTTAAAGAGTTTGTCAGCCAGCAGCGACCGTCATTGGACATTGATTCCGTCGCAACCGGTGAACACTGGTATGGCATTCAAGCGAAAGATAAAGGCTTGGTCGACTCCGTTGGTACCAGCGACGATCTGTTGATCGCTGAAATGGAAAATCATGACGTGATCGGTGTGCGTTATACCCGTCGTAAACGCATGATGGATCGCTTTACCAATAGCGCGGCGAACAGCGCCGATCGCTTGATGTTACGTTGGTGGCAGCGTAGCCAGCGTTACGATATATAA
- a CDS encoding adenosylcobalamin/alpha-ribazole phosphatase — MELYLVRHGQTQANLDGVYCGSSDLPLTALGEQQADAVAAQLTEISFDVVYTSGLQRTHQTAQRILGADAEFVQHTGLDEMAFGEWELRHHKELQQQDAEHYAAWCADWQRTVPPGGEGFRDFSARVRLALADIQQKHAGQRVLIVAHQGVISIICTQLLKLEDRAMWHFRIEQGAHSRIDYRDGFSVIHCLNNSGKVLA, encoded by the coding sequence ATGGAGTTATATTTGGTACGCCACGGTCAGACTCAGGCCAATCTAGACGGTGTGTACTGTGGCAGCAGCGATCTGCCGCTAACGGCATTAGGCGAACAGCAGGCTGATGCGGTTGCGGCACAGCTCACCGAAATATCATTTGATGTGGTTTATACCAGCGGCTTACAACGCACTCACCAAACGGCTCAGAGAATACTCGGTGCAGATGCTGAATTTGTGCAACATACCGGGTTGGATGAGATGGCATTTGGTGAGTGGGAACTCCGTCACCACAAAGAATTGCAGCAACAGGATGCTGAACACTACGCCGCTTGGTGTGCCGATTGGCAACGAACCGTTCCTCCGGGTGGAGAGGGGTTTCGAGATTTCTCTGCAAGAGTGCGGTTGGCATTAGCCGATATTCAGCAAAAGCACGCCGGACAGCGAGTGTTGATCGTTGCACATCAGGGCGTTATCTCAATCATCTGCACGCAGCTTCTCAAGCTGGAAGATCGCGCAATGTGGCATTTTCGCATCGAACAGGGAGCGCATAGTCGGATCGATTACCGCGATGGGTTTAGTGTTATTCACTGTTTGAACAACAGTGGGAAAGTGCTTGCCTGA
- a CDS encoding MBL fold metallo-hydrolase, translating into MKKNPYYDPNKTHHTPEGFTNPEPNEHRPGDLKRWQNERKKNRLPLKPERGYRGLVERWWQPVDLAQSQDGVWWLGHAAMLVKMGSKNILIDPVLSQRASPLNFYGPERKTPPPIDVEQLPDIDAVLISHNHYDHLDTQTIDALLKRFPQLICMVPLGLKRWFIRCGAIYIHELDWWEQRAVGDVMIHFVPARHWSMRTPWDRNRSLWGGWVLSHLTDSFYFSGDSGYAPRLKEIGERLGPISLAALPLGAYEPRWFMHSQHMDPADSVRLFRELGCQRAFGMHWGVFELADEALDEPPARLREEIRRQGVDVNRYTAEKIGAFIPFPRG; encoded by the coding sequence GTGAAGAAAAATCCTTATTATGATCCTAATAAAACCCACCACACGCCAGAGGGTTTTACCAATCCTGAGCCTAATGAACATCGTCCTGGTGATTTAAAACGCTGGCAAAACGAACGCAAAAAGAACCGCTTACCGTTAAAGCCTGAGCGGGGGTATCGCGGGCTCGTTGAGCGCTGGTGGCAGCCGGTTGATCTTGCACAGTCACAGGATGGCGTGTGGTGGCTGGGTCACGCTGCGATGTTGGTGAAAATGGGGAGTAAAAACATCCTGATTGATCCTGTGCTTTCCCAGCGAGCTTCGCCACTGAACTTTTACGGGCCAGAGCGAAAAACACCGCCGCCTATCGACGTTGAACAACTGCCAGATATTGATGCGGTTTTGATTTCACATAATCATTACGACCATCTTGATACACAGACTATTGACGCGCTGTTAAAGCGCTTTCCTCAGTTGATTTGCATGGTGCCGCTGGGGCTGAAACGATGGTTCATACGCTGCGGTGCCATATATATTCACGAGTTGGATTGGTGGGAGCAGCGTGCGGTTGGCGATGTGATGATCCATTTTGTGCCTGCACGACACTGGAGTATGAGAACGCCTTGGGATCGAAATCGTAGCCTGTGGGGCGGGTGGGTTCTCTCGCATTTAACCGATAGCTTTTATTTCTCTGGCGACAGTGGTTATGCGCCACGGCTTAAAGAGATTGGCGAACGATTAGGGCCCATTTCATTGGCCGCGCTGCCGTTGGGTGCCTATGAGCCGCGCTGGTTTATGCATTCTCAGCATATGGATCCGGCTGATTCGGTACGCCTATTTCGTGAACTCGGCTGTCAGCGCGCTTTTGGCATGCATTGGGGCGTATTCGAGTTAGCCGATGAGGCTTTGGATGAGCCTCCTGCCCGTTTACGCGAAGAAATTCGGCGGCAAGGTGTTGACGTGAATCGCTATACCGCCGAGAAAATTGGCGCTTTTATCCCTTTTCCTCGCGGATAA
- a CDS encoding PAAR domain-containing protein, which translates to MTTNKLPQMYTNELTPEILSNLDVSPFSDETLSTLSDDSMAIIQEQEAYIRAHPPIGIFRFAAEGSQTRGGGTVKIASSGVLINLKNGSSVQLAKVGDSVIYPDGTTTLISSGAGKEHRFGQVQAALVGSGLDNGDEIINTPQDSLLIIKRLGEAMPDDFLVELR; encoded by the coding sequence ATGACGACCAATAAACTCCCCCAGATGTACACGAATGAGCTCACACCTGAAATCCTCTCAAACCTTGATGTATCGCCGTTTAGCGACGAAACGCTATCAACCCTAAGTGACGATAGCATGGCAATTATCCAAGAGCAGGAAGCCTATATTCGCGCTCATCCTCCCATCGGGATTTTTCGCTTTGCAGCAGAAGGTAGCCAGACCAGAGGCGGTGGAACGGTCAAAATAGCCTCGAGTGGGGTGCTGATTAATCTGAAAAATGGCTCATCGGTACAACTAGCAAAAGTGGGCGATAGCGTAATTTATCCTGATGGCACGACGACACTGATTTCAAGTGGAGCGGGTAAGGAGCATCGCTTTGGACAGGTTCAAGCCGCGCTGGTGGGCAGCGGTTTAGATAATGGTGATGAAATTATCAATACGCCTCAGGATAGCCTGCTGATTATCAAACGTTTAGGAGAGGCAATGCCCGATGATTTTCTGGTGGAGCTTAGGTAA
- a CDS encoding DUF6392 family protein gives MTVNVEALIRSLGKSYNEIFDAGIIPYKTEPKSSSGEPFVFLDMAKEGVFLSFKRDGRILKEMTVRIQNDKVKNWEFPNVLPSPLQEKMSRQWMHENFGAPIRSAPPEIVMKRAFGWTEVYDLDNFHIPVAMQVSYDLAEYVKSITYMPTSELRW, from the coding sequence ATGACCGTGAATGTAGAAGCGTTGATACGCAGTCTTGGAAAAAGTTATAACGAAATATTTGATGCTGGGATAATTCCCTATAAAACAGAACCTAAGTCGTCTTCTGGCGAACCCTTTGTGTTCCTTGATATGGCGAAGGAAGGCGTATTTTTATCGTTCAAACGTGATGGGCGGATTCTTAAGGAAATGACAGTAAGGATTCAGAATGACAAGGTTAAAAATTGGGAATTCCCTAACGTACTGCCATCACCTTTACAGGAAAAAATGTCCCGACAGTGGATGCATGAAAATTTTGGTGCGCCTATACGTAGTGCGCCTCCTGAAATTGTAATGAAACGAGCTTTTGGTTGGACAGAAGTTTATGACCTAGATAATTTTCATATTCCAGTGGCTATGCAGGTATCTTATGATCTTGCGGAATATGTAAAATCCATAACATATATGCCAACATCAGAACTACGCTGGTAG